From Kineosporia succinea, the proteins below share one genomic window:
- the pdxH gene encoding pyridoxamine 5'-phosphate oxidase: MSFDPAFSAQRLSYQVPGLGESELATTPLAQFRTWYDDALAHPDVTEPNAMAVATVDAHGAPSVRTVLLKQAERLGFVFFTNYASRKATDLAARPVAALDLVWMPLHRQVSVRGVVERVDAAATAEYFGSRPWGSRIGAWASHQSRVVASRTVFEDRQREFAERWPDSGRPDDVPVPPDWGGFRVRPVEIEFWQGQPSRLHDRLVFLPAGADPEAVRVDAGAGLPVLDDASGWQVVRREP, encoded by the coding sequence ATGAGCTTCGACCCCGCCTTCAGTGCCCAGCGGCTCTCGTACCAGGTGCCCGGCCTGGGCGAGTCCGAGCTGGCCACCACCCCGCTGGCCCAGTTCCGCACCTGGTACGACGACGCGCTGGCCCACCCGGACGTCACCGAGCCGAACGCGATGGCCGTCGCCACGGTCGACGCGCACGGCGCCCCGTCGGTGCGCACGGTGCTGCTCAAGCAGGCCGAACGGCTCGGTTTCGTCTTCTTCACCAACTACGCCTCGCGCAAGGCCACCGACCTGGCGGCCCGCCCGGTCGCCGCGCTCGACCTGGTCTGGATGCCACTGCACCGGCAGGTGTCGGTGCGGGGTGTGGTCGAGCGGGTGGACGCGGCGGCGACGGCCGAGTACTTCGGCTCCCGTCCGTGGGGGTCACGGATCGGTGCCTGGGCCAGTCACCAGTCGCGGGTGGTCGCGTCCCGGACGGTCTTCGAGGACCGGCAGCGTGAATTCGCCGAGCGCTGGCCCGATTCCGGCCGCCCGGACGACGTCCCGGTGCCGCCGGACTGGGGTGGCTTCCGGGTGCGGCCGGTGGAGATCGAGTTCTGGCAGGGGCAGCCCTCACGCCTGCACGACCGGCTGGTCTTCCTGCCCGCGGGGGCCGATCCGGAGGCGGTGCGTGTCGACGCGGGCGCCGGCCTGCCGGTGCTCGACGATGCCTCGGGGTGGCAGGTCGTGCGCCGCGAGCCCTGA
- a CDS encoding citrate synthase 2, with amino-acid sequence MGEFVPGLEGVVAFETAIAEPDRDGGALRYRGVDLVDLAGRVDFGQVWGLLVDNSFTPGLPPAEPFPLPVHTGDVRVDVQSALAQLAPLWGFKPLLDIDPAQARDDLARASVMALSFVAQSARGQNAPMVPQKMVDEGRTITERFMIRWRGEPDPRHVEAVDAYWVSAAEHGLNASTFTARVIASTGADVAAALSGAVGAMSGPLHGGAPSRVLHMLEGVERSGDATAYVKQVLDRGERLMGFGHRVYRAEDPRAQVLRATAERLGAPRFETARALEQAALAELQARRPDRVLATNVEFWAAVILDFAEVPARMFTPMFSCARTAGWSAHIVEQKATGRLVRPSARYVGEGPRGIESVDGYTA; translated from the coding sequence ATGGGCGAGTTCGTACCGGGCCTGGAGGGCGTCGTCGCCTTCGAGACCGCGATCGCCGAACCCGACCGGGACGGCGGCGCGCTGCGCTACCGCGGCGTCGACCTGGTCGATCTGGCCGGACGGGTCGACTTCGGCCAGGTCTGGGGCCTGCTCGTCGACAACTCGTTCACGCCCGGGCTGCCGCCCGCCGAGCCGTTCCCGCTGCCCGTGCACACCGGTGACGTGCGGGTCGACGTGCAGAGCGCCCTGGCCCAGCTGGCTCCGCTGTGGGGTTTCAAGCCGCTGCTCGACATCGACCCCGCGCAGGCCCGCGACGACCTGGCGCGGGCCTCGGTGATGGCGCTGTCGTTCGTGGCGCAGTCGGCCCGGGGCCAGAACGCGCCGATGGTGCCGCAGAAGATGGTGGACGAGGGACGCACCATCACCGAACGGTTCATGATCCGCTGGCGGGGCGAACCGGATCCGCGCCACGTCGAGGCCGTGGACGCGTACTGGGTGTCGGCCGCCGAGCACGGCCTGAACGCGTCGACCTTCACCGCCCGGGTGATCGCCTCGACCGGGGCCGACGTGGCCGCGGCGCTGTCGGGTGCGGTCGGGGCGATGTCCGGGCCGCTGCACGGCGGGGCGCCGTCGCGGGTGCTGCACATGCTCGAGGGGGTCGAGCGCTCCGGCGACGCGACCGCCTACGTGAAGCAGGTGCTCGACCGGGGCGAGCGGCTGATGGGCTTCGGGCACCGCGTGTACCGGGCCGAGGACCCGCGCGCCCAGGTGCTGCGCGCCACCGCCGAACGGCTCGGGGCCCCGCGCTTCGAGACCGCGCGGGCGCTGGAGCAGGCGGCCCTGGCCGAGCTGCAGGCACGCCGTCCCGACCGGGTGCTGGCGACCAACGTGGAGTTCTGGGCGGCCGTGATCCTGGACTTCGCCGAGGTGCCGGCCCGGATGTTCACACCGATGTTCTCCTGTGCCCGCACGGCCGGGTGGTCGGCGCACATCGTGGAGCAGAAGGCCACGGGGCGGCTGGTGCGGCCGTCGGCGCGGTACGTCGGTGAGGGGCCGCGCGGGATCGAGAGCGTGGACGGGTACACGGCCTGA
- the serC gene encoding phosphoserine transaminase — protein MSDAAIVIPAHLLPADGRFGSGPSKIRPEQVEYLASIERTVLGTSHRQAPVKQLVGRVRTGLAELFDLPEGYEVILGNGGSNAFWDIAAFNLIRHRAQHLTFGEFSAKFAAVTEKAPFLGASTVISAPAGSVAAPEPEEGVDVYAWPQNETSTGVQAPVQRVPGEALMLIDATSAAGGMAVDVSQTDAYYFAPQKSFASDGGLWLAFLSPAALERSARTAASGRYVPDFLDLQTAIDNSRKDQTVNTPAVATLALMASQIDWMQAGGGLDWVSARTADSSERVYTWAEKSPYATPFVTDPAARSQVVCTVDFDGVDAAAVARVLRANGVVDVEPYRKLGRNQLRIAVYPAVDPADVSALLACVEYVAERLG, from the coding sequence GTGAGTGACGCCGCCATCGTGATCCCCGCGCACCTGCTGCCCGCCGACGGCCGTTTCGGGTCCGGCCCCAGCAAGATCCGCCCCGAGCAGGTCGAGTACCTGGCCTCGATCGAGCGCACGGTGCTGGGCACGTCGCACCGCCAGGCCCCGGTCAAGCAGCTCGTGGGCCGGGTGCGCACCGGTCTGGCCGAGCTCTTCGACCTGCCCGAGGGCTACGAGGTGATCCTGGGCAACGGTGGCTCGAACGCGTTCTGGGACATCGCGGCCTTCAACCTGATCCGGCACCGCGCGCAGCACCTGACGTTCGGCGAGTTCTCGGCCAAGTTCGCCGCGGTCACCGAGAAGGCGCCGTTCCTGGGCGCGAGCACGGTGATCTCGGCGCCGGCCGGGTCGGTGGCCGCGCCGGAGCCGGAGGAGGGCGTGGACGTCTACGCCTGGCCGCAGAACGAGACCTCGACCGGGGTGCAGGCCCCGGTTCAGCGGGTTCCGGGGGAGGCGCTGATGCTGATCGACGCCACCTCCGCCGCCGGGGGCATGGCCGTCGACGTGAGCCAGACCGACGCCTACTACTTCGCCCCGCAGAAGAGCTTCGCCTCCGACGGGGGCCTGTGGCTGGCCTTCCTCTCCCCCGCTGCGCTCGAGCGCAGCGCCCGCACCGCCGCGAGCGGCCGCTACGTGCCGGACTTCCTCGACCTGCAGACCGCGATCGACAACTCGCGCAAAGACCAGACGGTGAACACGCCGGCCGTGGCCACGCTGGCACTGATGGCCTCGCAGATCGACTGGATGCAGGCGGGCGGCGGCCTGGACTGGGTGAGCGCCCGCACCGCCGACTCCAGCGAGCGCGTCTACACCTGGGCCGAGAAGTCGCCCTACGCAACGCCGTTCGTGACCGATCCGGCCGCGCGCAGTCAGGTGGTCTGCACGGTCGACTTCGACGGGGTGGACGCCGCGGCCGTGGCCCGGGTGCTGCGGGCCAACGGCGTGGTCGACGTCGAGCCCTACCGCAAGCTCGGTCGCAACCAGCTGCGGATCGCGGTCTACCCGGCCGTGGACCCCGCCGACGTGAGTGCCCTGCTGGCGTGCGTGGAGTACGTGGCGGAACGGCTCGGCTGA
- a CDS encoding sulfate ABC transporter substrate-binding protein: MNLLRGRGRTTAVLALLTASTIGLSACGSNTGTASSSGGGGGDDKTIDIVGFSVIKSAYDDLGEAFAKTPAGEGVTFKSSYGASGAQARAVVAGQAADLVAFSLEPDMTKVVEAGTVDAAWKDAGDTDGINSSSVVVIAVRKGNPKGIKGWADIAEPGVGIVTADPGTSGAAKWNLLGAYAQALGTDKDEAAAETYLKSFIGNVVSWNDSGRNATDTFLKGTGDVLISYENEAIAARAAGEELDYIVPDSTLLIENPGAVTKDAPEATSQFLEYIRSTEGQQILAKDGYRPIIDGVTPTDVEGANDPAAPFPTVKTLTTIADLGGWDEVDAKFFGDDGIVTKLRK; this comes from the coding sequence ATGAACCTTCTGCGTGGACGCGGCCGCACGACCGCCGTGCTCGCCCTGCTGACGGCCTCCACGATCGGGCTGAGCGCGTGCGGCTCGAACACCGGGACCGCCTCGAGCTCCGGCGGGGGCGGTGGCGACGACAAGACGATCGACATCGTCGGCTTCTCGGTGATCAAGTCCGCGTACGACGACCTCGGCGAGGCGTTCGCCAAGACGCCCGCCGGTGAGGGCGTCACGTTCAAGAGCTCCTACGGCGCCAGCGGGGCGCAGGCCCGCGCGGTGGTCGCCGGTCAGGCCGCCGACCTGGTCGCCTTCTCGCTCGAGCCGGACATGACGAAGGTCGTCGAGGCGGGCACGGTCGACGCCGCCTGGAAGGACGCCGGCGACACCGACGGCATCAACTCCAGCTCGGTCGTGGTCATCGCCGTGCGCAAGGGGAACCCCAAGGGCATCAAGGGCTGGGCCGACATCGCCGAGCCGGGCGTCGGTATCGTCACCGCCGACCCGGGCACCTCCGGCGCCGCCAAGTGGAACCTGCTCGGCGCCTACGCCCAGGCCCTCGGCACCGACAAGGACGAGGCGGCCGCCGAGACCTACCTGAAGAGCTTCATCGGGAACGTGGTGAGCTGGAACGACAGTGGCCGCAACGCCACCGACACGTTCCTCAAGGGCACCGGCGACGTGCTGATCTCGTACGAGAACGAGGCCATCGCGGCCCGCGCGGCCGGCGAGGAGCTCGACTACATCGTGCCCGACAGCACGCTGCTGATCGAGAACCCGGGCGCCGTCACGAAAGACGCGCCCGAGGCCACCTCCCAGTTCCTCGAGTACATCCGCAGCACCGAGGGTCAGCAGATCCTCGCGAAAGACGGCTACCGCCCGATCATCGACGGCGTCACCCCCACCGACGTCGAGGGCGCCAACGACCCGGCCGCCCCGTTCCCGACGGTGAAGACCCTCACCACCATCGCCGACCTGGGCGGCTGGGACGAGGTCGATGCGAAGTTCTTCGGCGACGACGGCATCGTCACGAAGCTGCGGAAGTAG
- the cysT gene encoding sulfate ABC transporter permease subunit CysT — protein MATTTPAPPRRRPRPVSSGRLTTASGIGLGVSMLWLSLIVLLPIASIVVVALQTGFGPFWESVTDAEALDTIKLSVGAAVLVTVINAVLGTLVAWVLVRDEFWGKRIVEVIIDIPFALPTIVAGLVLISLYGPQSPFGANLVGTRRGIFVALLFVTLPFVVRSVQPVLMEMESDVEEAAASLGASNLTTFRRIVLPTIAPAILAGSALAFARALGEFGSVILISANLIGKTEVSSAYMLKLIEQNDTTGAASVATLLLVVAVIVLVLLDSLQRLAARRD, from the coding sequence ATGGCCACCACCACCCCCGCGCCGCCGAGACGGCGCCCTCGCCCGGTCTCGTCCGGGCGGCTGACCACCGCCTCGGGAATCGGCCTGGGCGTGAGCATGCTCTGGCTGTCGCTGATCGTGCTGCTGCCGATCGCGAGCATCGTGGTGGTGGCCCTCCAGACCGGTTTCGGCCCGTTCTGGGAGTCCGTCACCGATGCCGAGGCCCTCGACACGATCAAGCTCAGCGTCGGCGCGGCGGTGCTGGTCACCGTGATCAACGCGGTGCTGGGCACGCTCGTGGCCTGGGTGCTCGTGCGTGACGAGTTCTGGGGCAAGCGCATCGTCGAGGTCATCATCGACATCCCGTTCGCGCTGCCGACGATCGTGGCCGGCCTCGTGCTGATCTCGCTGTACGGGCCGCAGAGCCCGTTCGGTGCGAACCTGGTCGGCACCCGGCGGGGCATCTTCGTGGCCCTGCTCTTCGTCACCCTGCCGTTCGTGGTGCGCTCCGTGCAGCCGGTGCTGATGGAGATGGAAAGCGACGTCGAAGAGGCCGCGGCCTCGCTCGGTGCCTCGAATCTCACCACCTTCCGCCGGATCGTGCTGCCGACGATCGCCCCGGCGATCCTGGCCGGTTCCGCCCTCGCCTTCGCCCGCGCGCTGGGCGAGTTCGGCTCGGTCATCCTGATCTCGGCCAACCTGATCGGCAAGACCGAGGTCAGCAGTGCCTACATGCTCAAGCTGATCGAGCAGAACGACACCACCGGCGCCGCCTCGGTGGCCACGCTGCTGCTGGTGGTCGCCGTGATCGTGCTGGTGCTGCTCGACTCCCTGCAGAGACTGGCGGCGCGTCGTGACTGA
- a CDS encoding sulfate ABC transporter permease, which produces MTETSLEKPELRTPSVTVAQSPRRPRRSGGGVTRWVLRIIAVGYVLGLVALPVGTVVQHTFADGLQPVLESLRNPDLRSAARLGVLVAVISVVINTVFGVGISILIVRYRFPGRRLLNAVIDLPVSISPVVVGIALIFVYGSGGWFGPALSNAGIQIIFATPALVLATVIVALPLVVREVIPVLEEAGTEQDQAAQSLGANGFQRFVRITLPTVKWALSYGVVLSLARSLGEFGAVRVVSGSVAGESQTLTLFVNDSYQEFGKQAEQDAFTAAFLLMCVAVLFIVIIALVRPKEQKR; this is translated from the coding sequence GTGACTGAGACCTCCCTGGAGAAGCCAGAACTGAGGACGCCGTCGGTCACGGTCGCGCAGTCCCCGCGGCGACCGCGGCGGTCGGGTGGTGGGGTGACCCGCTGGGTGCTGCGCATCATCGCCGTCGGCTACGTGCTCGGCCTGGTCGCGCTCCCCGTCGGCACGGTGGTTCAGCACACCTTCGCCGACGGTCTGCAGCCGGTGCTGGAGTCGCTGCGCAACCCCGACCTGCGCTCCGCCGCCCGGCTCGGTGTGCTCGTCGCGGTGATCAGCGTCGTCATCAACACCGTGTTCGGCGTGGGCATCTCGATCCTGATCGTGCGCTACCGCTTCCCGGGCCGCCGCCTGCTGAACGCGGTCATCGACCTGCCGGTCTCGATCTCGCCGGTCGTCGTGGGCATCGCGCTGATCTTCGTCTACGGCTCGGGCGGCTGGTTCGGCCCGGCCCTGAGCAACGCCGGCATCCAGATCATCTTCGCCACCCCGGCCCTGGTGCTGGCCACCGTGATCGTGGCTCTGCCGCTGGTGGTGCGCGAGGTCATCCCGGTGCTCGAAGAGGCCGGCACCGAGCAGGACCAGGCCGCGCAGTCACTGGGCGCCAACGGTTTCCAGCGTTTCGTGCGCATCACCCTGCCCACCGTCAAATGGGCCCTGTCCTACGGCGTGGTGCTCAGCCTGGCCCGTTCGCTGGGCGAGTTCGGCGCCGTGCGGGTGGTCAGCGGCAGCGTGGCCGGCGAGTCCCAGACCCTCACGCTGTTCGTCAACGACAGCTACCAGGAGTTCGGGAAGCAGGCCGAGCAGGACGCGTTCACCGCCGCCTTCCTGCTGATGTGCGTGGCCGTCCTGTTCATCGTCATCATCGCCCTGGTGCGCCCGAAGGAGCAGAAGAGATGA
- a CDS encoding TOBE-like domain-containing protein: MKFLGPVTTLDGTLIRPHDIEVLRTPGPDTVAATVTRLTRVGYEVRAELRTANGSEPWVQLTRGQAEELALEPERSVWLRTSGAPKTLAVS, from the coding sequence ATGAAGTTCCTGGGCCCGGTCACCACCCTCGACGGCACGCTGATCCGGCCCCACGACATCGAGGTGCTGCGGACGCCGGGTCCGGACACGGTGGCGGCCACCGTCACCCGGCTGACGCGGGTGGGGTACGAGGTGCGGGCCGAACTGCGCACCGCCAACGGCAGCGAGCCCTGGGTGCAGCTCACCCGGGGGCAGGCCGAGGAGCTCGCGCTGGAGCCGGAACGGTCGGTCTGGCTGCGCACGAGCGGCGCCCCGAAGACCCTCGCGGTCTCCTGA
- a CDS encoding RrF2 family transcriptional regulator, which yields MQISAKTDYAVRALLMLASKSPDLVKVDVLIAQQDLPRKFVEAILSELRRAGLVRSQRGADGGYALARPADEITIGSVIRVVDGPLAEVRGLRPHETAYTGVAEHLPTVWVAMRHSLRMVLDETTLQDVLTGQLPTTVREMAEAPDAWLAR from the coding sequence GTGCAGATCTCCGCCAAGACCGACTACGCCGTGCGGGCGCTGTTGATGCTCGCCTCGAAGTCACCCGATCTCGTCAAGGTGGATGTGCTGATCGCGCAGCAGGATCTGCCCCGCAAGTTCGTCGAGGCCATCCTCTCCGAGCTGCGCCGGGCAGGCCTCGTGCGCTCTCAGCGCGGTGCCGACGGCGGCTACGCCCTGGCCCGTCCCGCCGACGAGATCACCATCGGTTCCGTGATCCGGGTCGTCGACGGGCCGCTCGCCGAGGTGCGTGGCCTTCGTCCCCACGAGACCGCCTACACGGGTGTCGCCGAGCACCTGCCCACGGTGTGGGTGGCCATGCGGCACAGCCTGCGCATGGTGCTCGACGAGACCACCCTGCAAGACGTGCTCACCGGGCAGCTCCCCACCACGGTGCGGGAGATGGCCGAGGCGCCCGACGCCTGGCTGGCCCGGTAG
- a CDS encoding class I SAM-dependent methyltransferase: MPEPLQPALDRLRPLLLDTEGLIRAVASGRRRAEHPDPTRAELRPVDLRGERHLQVTATDGRTPVVLNHTGPDAEAAVDSLLAQPYGNWHVETREAVVQLRVTKRGEAQVHTSAASGEAADTTHDRAKNHLIDPADPLFTILGADAAKRRQVDAFLRQLAPIARRVKPEGRPLRVVDLGCGNAYLTMAAHRYLAAEIDPDVQTLGVDIRPEMASRNARVAAEAGLTGLGFKAASIEEAAADPELTGVDIVLALHACDTATDDSLALAVRWQARGVLAAPCCHHDIQRQLTDSDAGAPFAGLTRHAILRERFADVLTDTVRADLLRLLGYRVEVVEFIDSRHTPRNALIRAVHTGTAPTARRVAEYTDLVSAWHIEPALAERLAPEVESVLAN; the protein is encoded by the coding sequence GTGCCCGAACCGCTCCAGCCCGCCCTCGATCGCCTGCGCCCCCTCCTGCTCGACACCGAGGGGCTGATCCGGGCGGTGGCCTCCGGGCGGCGCCGCGCCGAGCATCCCGACCCGACGCGCGCCGAGCTGCGTCCCGTCGACCTCCGAGGTGAGCGGCACCTCCAGGTGACCGCGACCGACGGACGCACCCCCGTCGTCCTCAATCACACCGGCCCCGACGCCGAGGCGGCCGTGGACTCCCTGCTCGCCCAGCCCTACGGCAACTGGCACGTGGAGACCCGCGAGGCGGTCGTCCAGCTGCGGGTGACCAAGCGCGGCGAGGCCCAGGTGCACACTTCGGCCGCCTCCGGCGAAGCCGCCGACACCACCCACGACCGGGCCAAGAACCACCTCATCGACCCGGCCGACCCGCTCTTCACCATCCTCGGTGCCGACGCCGCCAAGCGCCGTCAGGTCGATGCCTTCCTCCGTCAGCTCGCCCCGATCGCCCGCCGGGTGAAGCCCGAGGGCCGTCCGCTCCGGGTGGTCGACCTGGGCTGCGGCAACGCCTACCTGACCATGGCCGCGCACCGGTACCTGGCCGCCGAGATCGACCCGGACGTGCAGACGCTCGGGGTCGACATCCGGCCCGAGATGGCTTCCCGCAACGCCCGGGTCGCGGCCGAGGCGGGCCTGACCGGGCTGGGTTTCAAGGCGGCGTCGATCGAGGAGGCCGCCGCCGATCCGGAGCTCACCGGCGTCGACATCGTGCTCGCCCTGCACGCCTGTGACACCGCCACCGACGACAGCCTGGCCCTGGCGGTGCGCTGGCAGGCCCGCGGGGTGCTCGCCGCGCCCTGCTGTCACCACGACATCCAGCGCCAGCTCACCGATTCCGACGCGGGCGCCCCGTTCGCGGGCCTCACCCGGCACGCCATCCTGCGCGAGCGGTTCGCCGACGTGCTCACCGACACCGTGCGCGCCGATCTGCTGCGGCTGCTCGGCTACCGGGTCGAGGTGGTCGAGTTCATCGATTCCCGGCACACCCCGCGCAACGCCCTCATCCGCGCCGTGCACACCGGCACCGCTCCCACCGCCCGGCGGGTGGCCGAGTACACCGACCTGGTCTCGGCCTGGCACATCGAGCCCGCGCTGGCCGAGCGGCTGGCCCCCGAGGTGGAGTCGGTGCTGGCGAATTGA
- the uraD gene encoding 2-oxo-4-hydroxy-4-carboxy-5-ureidoimidazoline decarboxylase, with protein MPPGQDVAPFNELPAATARERLLTCLHGPGWAEAVLAGRPYPDAESLLATAYRFGLVLSDDDLEAALSRHPRIGERPAEVSREASHSRSEQSGVDASDAELAQALHAGNLAYEKMFNRVFLIRAAGRSGPEILAALNERLAHDPDTEAGVVRDQLAQIAQLRLGSLLSEPV; from the coding sequence GTGCCCCCAGGCCAGGACGTCGCCCCGTTCAACGAGCTCCCGGCCGCCACGGCCCGGGAACGGCTGCTGACCTGCCTGCACGGGCCCGGCTGGGCGGAGGCGGTGCTGGCCGGGCGGCCCTATCCGGACGCCGAGAGCCTGCTGGCCACGGCCTACCGCTTCGGGCTGGTGCTCAGCGACGACGACCTCGAGGCGGCGCTGAGCCGGCATCCGCGCATCGGTGAGCGTCCTGCCGAGGTGTCCCGCGAGGCTTCGCACTCCCGCTCCGAGCAGTCCGGGGTGGACGCCTCCGACGCCGAGCTGGCGCAGGCGTTACACGCCGGAAACCTGGCCTACGAGAAGATGTTTAACCGGGTCTTCCTGATCCGGGCGGCCGGGCGCAGCGGGCCGGAGATCCTCGCCGCGCTCAACGAGAGGCTGGCCCACGATCCTGACACCGAGGCCGGCGTGGTGCGCGACCAGCTCGCCCAGATCGCCCAGCTGCGCCTGGGTTCGCTGTTGAGCGAGCCGGTTTGA
- the uraH gene encoding hydroxyisourate hydrolase, which yields MASLSTHVLDSGTGRPASGVSVTLERLADDWTPVVTAVTDADGRVRGDFPAVAEGVFRLTFATGDWFAAQGRECFYPFVTVAFTVTDETHYHVPILLSAYAYSTYRGS from the coding sequence ATGGCTTCGCTCTCGACCCACGTGCTGGATTCGGGCACGGGCAGACCGGCTTCCGGGGTCTCGGTCACGCTCGAACGGCTTGCGGACGACTGGACGCCGGTGGTCACGGCGGTCACCGATGCCGACGGCCGGGTGCGCGGAGACTTCCCCGCGGTGGCCGAGGGCGTCTTCCGGCTCACCTTCGCCACCGGCGACTGGTTCGCGGCCCAGGGCCGGGAGTGTTTCTACCCCTTCGTCACGGTCGCCTTCACAGTGACCGACGAAACGCATTACCACGTGCCGATTCTCCTGTCGGCCTACGCCTATTCGACCTACCGCGGGAGCTGA
- the pucL gene encoding factor-independent urate hydroxylase, translating into MGIVLGANQYGKAEVRLVHVDRSAPQHVLTDLNVSTHLRGAFDATYLTGDNSSVLATDTQKNTVYAFARQFGVGEPEEFALRLGRHFVQSQEAVTGAQIEIDQLPWTRVGDHSFSRPGGERRTTSVTFDGSSAWVVSGLTDLVVLNTTGSEFHGFPRDEYTTLPETTDRILATSVTARWRYSSLDLDFGALFTGIRSRMLETFASTHSLALQQTLYAMGSAVLEDFAEVAEVRLSMPNKHHYLADLTPFGLDNPNQVFIAGDRPYGLIEGQVLREEAPDAGSAWQFVPGFA; encoded by the coding sequence ATGGGCATCGTCCTGGGCGCCAACCAGTACGGCAAGGCCGAGGTGCGGCTCGTGCACGTCGACCGTTCCGCACCGCAGCACGTGCTCACCGACCTGAACGTGAGCACCCACCTGCGCGGGGCGTTCGACGCCACCTACCTCACCGGCGACAACTCGTCGGTGCTGGCCACGGACACGCAGAAGAACACGGTGTACGCCTTCGCCCGTCAGTTCGGCGTGGGCGAGCCGGAGGAGTTCGCGCTGCGGCTGGGGCGGCACTTCGTCCAGTCGCAGGAGGCGGTGACCGGGGCGCAGATCGAGATCGACCAGCTGCCCTGGACCCGGGTCGGCGACCACTCGTTCTCCCGGCCCGGCGGTGAACGCCGCACCACGAGCGTCACTTTCGACGGCTCGTCGGCGTGGGTCGTCTCCGGGCTCACCGATCTGGTGGTGCTGAACACCACCGGCTCGGAGTTCCACGGGTTCCCGCGCGACGAGTACACCACGCTGCCCGAGACGACCGACCGCATCCTGGCGACATCGGTGACGGCACGCTGGCGGTACTCGTCGCTGGACCTCGATTTCGGGGCGCTGTTCACGGGCATTCGCTCGCGGATGCTCGAGACCTTCGCCTCCACGCACAGTCTCGCGCTCCAGCAGACCCTGTACGCGATGGGCTCGGCGGTGCTGGAAGACTTCGCGGAGGTCGCCGAGGTCCGGCTCTCCATGCCCAACAAGCACCACTACCTGGCCGACCTGACGCCGTTCGGGCTGGACAACCCCAACCAGGTGTTCATCGCCGGCGACCGGCCCTACGGCCTGATCGAGGGCCAGGTGCTGCGCGAGGAGGCGCCCGACGCCGGGTCGGCCTGGCAGTTCGTCCCCGGCTTCGCCTGA